A window of Kwoniella newhampshirensis strain CBS 13917 chromosome 9, whole genome shotgun sequence contains these coding sequences:
- a CDS encoding glutathione-disulfide reductase: MPPLSKTQAQEIEEYDYFVIGGGSGGLASARRASSYGAKVGLVEATPKLGGTCVNVGCVPKSTFDLELARLYTADIADNLRKAAAYGFGKGEEGIAMAKDFNWTELKHKRDAYIHRLNGIYESNLVKDKVDYHEGFGSFVDKNTLQIETLQGEKYTVRAKKFAIAVGGRPTIPSDDEIPGASYGINSDGFFDIEEQPKRVAVVGAGYISVELAGVFNTLGTETHLIIRKDQVLRTFDPMLSEVLVPYMEKTGMNVHKNSNVKKVEKTSSGSLLVHVDALEKPLEVDVLLWAIGRHANTDRLNLDKVGVKSDKKGDILVDDYQVTDTPNIFAIGDVAGKALLTPVAIAAGRRLSNRLFGPEKYKNDKLSYENIPSVVFSHPTIGSVGLSEPEAKEKFGEDNVKIYKTSFRAMSFAMLDEDHKQPTAYKLICTGPEEKVVGLHIIGEGSDEILQGFGVAVKMGATKDDFDSCVAIHPTSAEELVTLR, translated from the exons CGATTACTTTGTCATCGGAGGTGGATCAGGTGGTCTCGCCTCGGCT AGACGAGCTTCGTCGTACGGTGCCAAAGTCGGTTTGGTGGAAGCTACTCCTAAGCTCGGTGGAACTTGTGTCAATGTAGG ATGTGTTCCCAAGAGTACGTTCGATCTGGAGCTGGCTCGCTT GTACACCGCCGACATCGCCGACAACCTCCGCAAGGCCGCTGCGTATGGATTCGGtaaaggggaagagggcATTGCCATGGCCAAGGACTTCAACTGGACAGAGCTGAAGCACAAGCGGGATGCTTACATCCACCGATTGAACGGGATCTA CGAGAGCAATCTTGTCAAGGACAAAGTAGACTACCACGAAGGTTTCGGCTCTTTCGTCGACAAAAACACTCTTCAGATCGAGACTCTCCAAGGCGAGAAATACACTGTTCGAGCCAAGAAATTTGCCATCGCAGTTGGGGGTCGACCCACCATCCCatctgatgatgagatccCCGGAGCTTCTTACGGTATCAATTCGGACGGATTCTTCGACATCGAAGAGCAACCCAAGCGAGTCGCGGTGGTTGGTGCTGGTTATATCTCTGTAGAGCTTGCGGGTGTGTTTAACACGCTCGGAACAGAGACACATTTGATCATCAGGAAGGATCAGGTCTTGAGAACATTTGACCCTATGTTGTCCGAGGTTTTGGTTCCTTATATGG AGAAGACCGGTATGAACGTTCACAAAAACTCCAAcgtcaagaaggtcgagaagaccTCTTCTGGCTCGCTTCTCGTCCACGTCGACGCTCTCGAAAAGCCactcgaggtcgatgtcCTTCTCTGGGCTATCGGACGTCACGCCAACACCGACAGACTCAACCTCGACAAAGTTGGCGTTAAGAGCGACAAGAAGGGCGATATTCTTGTTGACGATTACCAAGTCACCGACACTCCCAACATTTTCGCTATCGGTGACGTGGCCGGTAAGGCCCTCTTGACACCGGTTGCTATCGCTGctggaaggagattgagTAATAGGCTCTTTGGTCCGGAAAAGTACAAGAATGACAAGCTTTCGTACGAGAACATCCCCAGTGTCGTCTTCTC CCACCCCACCATCGGCTCTGTCGGTCTTTCTGAGCCAgaagcgaaggagaagttcGGAGAGGACAATGTCAAGATCTACAAGACCTCT TTCAGAGCCATGTCCTTCGCCATGCTCGACGAGGACCACAAACAGCCCACTGCTTACAAACTTATATGTACTGGACctgaggagaaggtcgtCGGTCTTCACATCatcggagaaggaagtgacGAGATACTTCAAGGCT TCGGTGTCGCTGTGAAGATGGGAGCCACCAAGGATGACTTTGACTCTTGTGTTGCTATTC ACCCCACATCTGCCGAGGAGCTTGTCACATTGCGATAG